Proteins from one Pleuronectes platessa chromosome 16, fPlePla1.1, whole genome shotgun sequence genomic window:
- the LOC128458953 gene encoding eukaryotic translation initiation factor 4 gamma 1-like — translation MIPTHVILLGAASYESVSCVTANFQAFVTDLSHEDLDVEENLQEMVELIFKRAVKKPDSAAVFAELCQHLSEVEFQSLSDWSVSVSFRSLLVKHCQAEFMKSLDKEGIHQESWSCLKPVQDVRVTDRLREEQQNTKPSGRFLNMLRFIGELFLSKVLAEKSMHCCIRRLLKKGDGPSLEGLCQLLQMIQQDLEVVTEKEGMDTYYNQLDHMAEKGKRAPRLSLLLKETVDARKMAYSTPH, via the exons atgatcccaacacACGTGATCCttctcggcgctgcctcctacgagtccgtcagctgcgtcACTGCAAACTTTCAAGCCTtcgtgacggatctgagtcacgaggacttGGACGTTGAGGAGAACCTGCAGGAAATGGTGGAGCtcattttcaagagggccgtgaagaaaccagactctgctgcagtcttcgcggagctgtgtcaacacctctcagaa gtggagttccagtccttgtccgactggtcagtcagcgtctccttcaggtctctgctggttaaacactgccaggcagagttcatgaAGAGCTTGGACAAGGAGGGCATTCATCAAGAGAGTTGGTCCTGCCTGAAGCCAGTCCAGGACGTGAGGGTcaccgaccggctgagggaagagcaacagaaCACCAAACCTTCCGGTCGGTTCCTTAACATGCtgaggtttattggggagctgttcctctccaaggtgctggcagagaaatccatgcactgctgcatcaggaggctgttgAAGAAAGGAGACGGGCCGTCTCTTGAGGgcctctgtcagctcctccagatgatccagcaggacctggaggtggtgacgGAAAAGGAAGGGATGGacacctactataaccagctggaccatatggcagagaaagggaagagggcaccaaggctctcccttttgttgaaggaaacAGTGGATGCCAGGAAGATGGCATACTCcaccccccactaa